The Aspergillus nidulans FGSC A4 chromosome VIII genome contains the following window.
CCTGTACGGTCCTCGAAATGGACGGCGCACTGGCAACGTGCTATACGCTCACATTCCAGGCGCACCATATGGCCGATGGGGTGATCGATTTTGCGGTCATGGTGCGCGGATGCGGGCTAGTTACAGATTGGTACTTTGAGCAGAGCAGGGAAAGCATGATTTTCAAGTTGAAGTCTCAGGGGGAGATGTTGGAAATGATCACGAGCTGGCTTCCCGGCGAGATGCAGGCCGTGACGGAGGCGCTGACGGTGAGGGCTTGTATGCAGAGCCTGGAAGCATTGAGATTGCATCTAGATAGTCCGGCGCATGTTTCCTTTTATCATACCTTGAAGACAGCTTATGAGGCTCTCCTTCTTTCACAGAGACAGGCGTTCATCGCCTTGGCAGGCATTTAcatgagctggaaggagatgagcAACAGCGAGTTTATGGCATTTGTGAAGCCAGATAACCACATCTCGCGCGCTTTGTTTATGCACTACATCACCATCGACACGTTCATGAGGCCGGTGTACTTTGAGCTTTCGCACCAGCGGGGGATTGCGAACACAGGTGGGCATTTTCTGATCTACCGGTGGGCGGAGGAGATATATACGGCGTTGCCGagggagatgaagaactTAGTGAGAGACCTGGTCAGTTATATCGCCTTCGATTTGCTTCCTGAAGTTGAAAAGCATAAAAGGCAGTTCCCGCAGTGGTTGCATGAGCTGCAGGGGTTTACGGAGTGGCTGGGGAGGCGGCTGCCGCTGGATATGAAGGAGATGTACAACATATAGCAGATCTTCAAACCAAAAGACATAAACAAAGAGGAACACAAATGAACAATCTCCCACATCATCTGAAACACCAGAACCTGAGCTAGACACTTATCAATCCGGTACTGATATATCTATCAACATCGTCATAGTACGGCTACTCGCCGGAATTTCCCTCACTTCATCTCATTGCTCAGGTAAAGAACCCGCCCTTATACCGCTCATACCACACTCGCGTCTTCGATACACCAGCACTACTGGCAAGGAGCCATCTAGATGGGTGATACCAGCTCAGAACCATAAACGCAACGAGCATCGGCACAGCCTCAAGGACATAGAGCGGCCATTCGTTCGTCATGATGTACGACTCCGTTCCAAGGGCGAACTCAATGAGGCGGAAGATGGAGCGGATCTGCGAAAGCACTTGTTAGCGTCCAGGTTCTCTGAACTAGCAAGAGGAAACCAGAGAATCTCAAAAAGGACATACCATGATGAACAATCCTCCAATATAAACCCccctcaacaccatcccCATTCCCTCTTCTCCGTGTCTCAGAATCTTCTGATGAAACGAAAAAACAACACTCAGAAATACTGTAAAAGTAGCAACCTGCAGGGCCAGCCCCCCAATCAGCACGCTCGTTCCGATATCCTCCAGCGTTCCCTTCCACTCCCCAGCCGACGCAATCGCACTCCCACCGCCCTGCGTAAGCATTGCAGCGACATCAAGCGTGATCAAGATTTTTGGGAGGTACGAAACCCTCACTATGCCGCCGACTTTGACCTCTATGCGCTTTTCAGCTTCGCCAGTTTCTTCTTTTATACCGGCACCAGTCACTCGTCTCCCTGCAACCCGGTCCTGGTCCTGGCTCTGGAAAGCACACGTCGACCGAATGATCCTCCCCAGGAGCACATACAAACTCGCACAGACTAGTACCGGGGCAAGTACAATCAATGTCTGGCTACTCGCAAAAAGTCCAATGTCTTGCGTTGACTGCGTTGAAGCCGCGCGTTGTCCGTACGCGATGATCTCAAGGAAGGCGGCTATAATGATAGGGACGGAGTAACTGTAGCGGAAGTACTTGTTgcttgtcttcttctgggcGCTGTAGGAAATGTATATGTGGTAGATGAACGGAATCACGTAGAggatgctgaagaggacTGTGGCTGCTAGCGAGGGGTTGTAAAAGAAGACGCTCCagt
Protein-coding sequences here:
- a CDS encoding RTA1 domain-containing protein (submitted as non-partial;~transcript_id=CADANIAT00001161); its protein translation is MYIKQQLFQKRETDEEDWSVFFYNPSLAATVLFSILYVIPFIYHIYISYSAQKKTSNKYFRYSYSVPIIIAAFLEIIAYGQRAASTQSTQDIGLFASSQTLIVLAPVLVCASLYVLLGRIIRSTRVTGAGIKEETGEAEKRIEVKVGGIVRVSYLPKILITLDVAAMLTQGGGSAIASAGEWKGTLEDIGTSVLIGGLALQVATFTVFLSVVFSFHQKILRHGEEGMGMVLRGVYIGGLFIMVLLSQIRSIFRLIEFALGTESYIMTNEWPLYVLEAVPML
- a CDS encoding Zn(II)2Cys6 transcription factor (transcript_id=CADANIAT00001160) translates to MLNVSPPEAQTQTNRLKRPHTKSRRGCYNCKNRRIKCSEAKPACGNCIFKELECVYPPPPRTEPYAVVQNHRTSTSVSLNAERSSSPSASLLSARIKATSFSGDDLRFWHHFLVDARPHLPFGDEGTWISTIPAFAHDCPPLLHSILSLGASHCALITSNSHGRQYHELAIAHRGKALKALSTTLSKGQSCTVLEMDGALATCYTLTFQAHHMADGVIDFAVMVRGCGLVTDWYFEQSRESMIFKLKSQGEMLEMITSWLPGEMQAVTEALTVRACMQSLEALRLHLDSPAHVSFYHTLKTAYEALLLSQRQAFIALAGIYMSWKEMSNSEFMAFVKPDNHISRALFMHYITIDTFMRPVYFELSHQRGIANTGGHFLIYRWAEEIYTALPREMKNLVRDLVSYIAFDLLPEVEKHKRQFPQWLHELQGFTEWLGRRLPLDMKEMYNI